In a single window of the Hippocampus zosterae strain Florida chromosome 6, ASM2543408v3, whole genome shotgun sequence genome:
- the fam219ab gene encoding protein FAM219A produces the protein MMEEIDRFQVPNAVQEGEMQPLDPALSTASEADSGNREGEPVTINYKPSPLQVKIEKQRELARKGSLKNGNGVGSPVNNQPKKNNVMARTRLVVPNKGYSSLDQSPDEKPLVALDTDSDDDFDMSRYSSSGYSSAEQINQDLNIQLLKDGYRLDEIPDDEDLDLILPKSVNPTCICCQATPSTTCHIQ, from the exons ATGATGGAGGAGATCGACAGATTCCAAGTGCCCAATGCCGTGCAGGAAGGAGAGATGCAGCCGCTG GACCCAGCCTTGTCCACGGCCTCGGAGGCCGATTCAGGCAACAGAGAGGGCGAACCCGTCACAATCAACTACAAGCCTTCCCCCCTGCAGGTTAAAATCG AGAAACAGAGAGAGCTGGCCAGGAAAGGCTCATTGAAGAACGGCAACGGCGTGGGCAGCCCAGTCAACAATCAGCCCAAGAAGAACAACGTCATGGCCAGAACGCG GTTGGTAGTGCCCAATAAAGGCTATTCCTCGTTAGACCAGAGTCCGGATGAGAAGCCCCTGGTTGCGCTCGACACAGACAG TGACGATGACTTCGACATGTCAAGATACTCGTCGTCGGGATACTCCTCTGCCGAG CAAATCAACCAAGATCTCAACATCCAGCTGCTGAAGGACGGGTACCGCTTGGATGAGATACCGGACGACGAGGACCTGGACCTGATCCTGCCCAAGTCAGTCAACCCGACTTGCATTTGCTGCCAGGCGACACCCTCCACTACCTGTCACATCCAGTAG
- the ela3l gene encoding elastase 3 like: MIPVVLASVLIAAALGCGTPPIEPRTSRVVNGEDARPHSWPWQISLQYERDGEWRHTCGGSLIADNWVMTAAHCINKKLSYRVFVGKHNLVEEEVGSKAILPEKIIVHEKWNPIFVAFGNDIAMIKLSEPVTLSDQVQLACIPAADTLLTNLYPCFITGWGRLYTGGPIADKLQQALMPVADHPTCSQPDWWGIAVRTTMVCAGGDGIVAGCNGDSGGPLNCKNMEGTWEVHGIASFVSGLGCNYEKKPTVFTRVSAFNDWIDQVMMNN; this comes from the exons ATGATCCCCGTTGTGTTGGCCTCGGTTCTCATTGCTGCTG CCCTCGGGTGCGGCACCCCGCCCATCGAACCCCGGACTTCCCGCGTGGTCAACGGTGAAGATGCCAGGCCTCACAGCTGGCCCTGGCAG ATTTCTCTTCAGTATGAGAGGGATGGAGAGTGGAGGCACACTTGTGGGGGATCGCTGATTGCTGACAACTGGGTCATGACTGCCGCTCATTGCATCAA CAAAAAGCTCTCCTACAGGGTGTTTGTGGGCAAACACAacctggtggaggaggaggtcgGCTCCAAGGCCATCCTGCCTGAGAAGATCATTGTGCATGAGAAATGGAACCCCATCTTTGTGGCTTTCGG AAACGACATCGCCATGATCAAGCTGTCTGAGCCGGTGACTTTGAGCGACCAAGTTCAATTGGCGTGCATCCCCGCTGCTGATACTTTGCTCACTAACCTCTACCCCTGCTTCATCACCGGATGGGGTAGACTGTACA CCGGAGGCCCCATTGCTGATAAGCTGCAGCAGGCTTTGATGCCGGTGGCTGACCATCCCACTTGCTCGCAGCCTGACTGGTGGGGCATCGCTGTCAGGACCACCATGGTGTGTGCCGGTGGGGATGGAATCGTGGCTGGATGCAAT GGAGACTCGGGTGGCCCTCTGAACTGTAAGAACATGGAGGGTACCTGGGAGGTGCACGGCATCGCCAGTTTTGTCTCGGGCTTGGGCTGCAACTACGAGAAGAAGCCCACCGTCTTCACCCGCGTGTCCGCCTTCAACGACTGGATTGATCAG GTTATGATGAACAACTAA